A genomic segment from Truepera sp. encodes:
- a CDS encoding glycosyltransferase family 4 protein, with amino-acid sequence MIESILLLRDRGVVPHVLVPRKGPLLATLDDHKIPYTVWPYYWWLGKQNEPAHWRALRYAAAVFTLFSSAFLAFRLRRYHFQLVYTNTVATPAGLLISSLLRLPHICHIREFVDIDHHLIFLFGKKPSLRLLETRSALLLANSGAVASAFNPLLERKTIQVVYQAVAVGSVPPPRRSEPADETIDFLLLGRLHPGKGQDIAIRALHTLINKGYEARLRIVGSGRPTFASYLGELVAELGLGASVSLHGAVEHPDQEYADCDVVLMCSQNEAFGRVTIEAMKFGRPVIGARSGGTVELIREGVTGWLFAPDDPADLAIVMERAIKQRSSLRVMGEVAKSWATRTFSAEQYSSQLVAAVEAALRLADRPPATDNS; translated from the coding sequence TTGATTGAATCGATACTTCTTCTCCGGGACCGCGGCGTTGTTCCACATGTGCTCGTTCCTCGCAAGGGTCCGCTACTTGCCACACTCGACGACCATAAGATTCCGTACACGGTTTGGCCCTACTATTGGTGGCTCGGCAAGCAGAACGAGCCCGCTCACTGGCGGGCGTTGCGCTACGCCGCCGCCGTATTTACCCTCTTTAGCTCCGCGTTCTTGGCATTCCGGTTGAGGCGCTACCATTTCCAGCTAGTCTACACAAACACCGTTGCCACCCCAGCAGGCCTTCTTATCAGCTCACTGCTGCGCCTCCCGCACATCTGCCACATCAGGGAGTTCGTAGACATAGACCACCACCTGATTTTCCTATTCGGCAAGAAGCCTAGCCTCCGGTTGCTGGAAACGCGCAGCGCTTTACTGCTCGCGAACTCAGGGGCGGTGGCTTCGGCCTTCAATCCGTTGCTTGAGCGAAAGACGATCCAGGTCGTTTACCAGGCTGTGGCAGTAGGCTCTGTGCCGCCGCCGAGACGCAGCGAGCCAGCCGATGAGACGATTGACTTCCTGCTACTGGGCCGACTTCACCCAGGCAAAGGGCAGGATATCGCCATAAGAGCGCTTCATACTCTTATAAACAAAGGTTACGAAGCGCGCCTAAGGATTGTGGGGAGCGGCAGGCCTACATTTGCAAGCTATCTTGGTGAACTGGTCGCCGAGCTCGGCCTAGGTGCCTCGGTATCCCTCCACGGCGCCGTCGAGCATCCAGATCAGGAATACGCTGACTGCGATGTGGTACTTATGTGTTCTCAGAACGAGGCGTTCGGCAGAGTTACAATCGAGGCCATGAAGTTCGGTCGTCCGGTCATTGGAGCGCGCAGCGGCGGTACGGTGGAACTCATTCGCGAGGGCGTGACCGGATGGCTATTTGCCCCTGATGACCCTGCCGACCTCGCCATCGTAATGGAGCGGGCAATTAAGCAACGTTCCTCGTTGCGAGTAATGGGCGAAGTGGCCAAGAGTTGGGCGACTCGCACATTCTCCGCTGAGCAGTATTCATCTCAGCTCGTTGCTGCGGTGGAAGCAGCGCTTCGCTTGGCCGACCGACCCCCGGCTACGGACAACTCGTGA
- a CDS encoding mannose-1-phosphate guanylyltransferase produces MSETPFVAVIMAGGQGQRFWPLSTAARPKQFLDLSHKGRTLLQATYDRVLPLAGSPSRVLVATAERYVPLVREQLPEVPVGNLLIEPTPRDSGPAIAYACLSIEDRFGDVVAGFFSSDHEIGDAAAFHAVAKTAAELADARRALVTIGITPTRAATGYGYIEVGESVGGGNRVVRFVEKPNLRTAQAYVKGGRHLWNAGIFVWRVGAVLAELDAHDPELMVPLRSAFSGGRVVEVFPTLKKISIDFALMERTDKAVVVPGDFAWDDIGDWVALERLLVPEDGPGGANTVVGRHVGLDTSRNIVYTDDPDDVIVTLGVHDLVIVKRGNAVLLVHKDRVQELKTLLADERLAELIGAGEET; encoded by the coding sequence GTGAGCGAAACACCCTTCGTTGCAGTCATCATGGCCGGCGGCCAGGGCCAGCGGTTCTGGCCGCTCTCGACGGCCGCGCGGCCGAAGCAGTTCCTCGACCTGAGCCATAAGGGACGCACCCTGTTGCAGGCAACGTACGACCGGGTGCTGCCGCTGGCCGGAAGCCCAAGCCGCGTCTTGGTAGCCACCGCCGAGCGCTACGTACCGCTGGTGCGTGAGCAACTACCCGAGGTGCCCGTAGGTAACCTGCTGATCGAGCCCACCCCGCGCGACTCGGGCCCGGCCATCGCCTACGCCTGCCTGAGCATCGAGGACCGCTTCGGCGACGTGGTGGCGGGGTTCTTCTCCTCCGACCACGAGATTGGCGACGCCGCGGCGTTCCACGCCGTGGCCAAGACGGCGGCGGAGTTGGCGGACGCCAGGCGTGCCCTGGTGACGATCGGCATCACCCCCACGCGGGCGGCCACGGGGTACGGCTACATCGAGGTGGGTGAGTCCGTCGGCGGGGGGAACCGGGTGGTTCGTTTCGTCGAGAAGCCCAACCTGCGCACGGCCCAGGCGTACGTCAAGGGCGGCCGCCACCTGTGGAACGCCGGCATCTTCGTCTGGCGCGTCGGCGCCGTGCTGGCCGAACTCGACGCGCACGATCCTGAGCTGATGGTCCCGCTGAGGAGCGCCTTCAGCGGCGGACGGGTGGTCGAGGTCTTCCCGACGCTCAAGAAGATCAGCATCGACTTCGCTCTCATGGAGCGAACCGACAAGGCGGTGGTCGTGCCCGGCGACTTCGCGTGGGACGACATCGGCGACTGGGTGGCGCTCGAGCGCCTGCTAGTTCCCGAGGACGGCCCCGGCGGCGCCAACACGGTGGTCGGGCGGCACGTCGGGCTCGACACCTCGCGCAACATCGTCTACACCGACGACCCCGACGACGTGATCGTCACCCTGGGCGTTCACGACTTGGTGATCGTCAAGCGCGGCAACGCCGTCCTGCTGGTGCACAAGGACAGGGTCCAGGAACTGAAGACGCTCCTCGCCGACGAGCGCCTCGCGGAGCTCATCGGTGCCGGCGAGGAGACTTGA
- a CDS encoding DUF6418 domain-containing protein — protein MFLSVTVLVGIDQAIGPNLLTAIAALVSYVLLSALLYRFEPTFFLLSFLFIFGQFGALLSGVLIESGAYISEQQRTGFLTGATVWLCFYTTVFILVAYSLFQLFDGARNSRAFFVRYRVLKNTRILTYALLLGVIVFVFIGLFINGSPLLEHRDRFSYWRFNTVPLLQPIHNQLSTLIFALGLCFPFTRSRGERNFAFFLLLITLVYFVLQGEKYTALVLVTYSFLLPILMRVFAIRRRRPSIKQAAIVGLVTGGILIPLILYQYSGTFRSDTPITNLIQRVVLQGHVWWGTYDHYLNGTLPVEQNVQSAKELAALFSFRPADDTGMSYLMRVVSPEDLVARYKSQGIRFTMGYPAIGLAAFGQVGLIALQIVAAILFVAVAVLLLRSVRAARVLLAVVGYKLLFELNGVFGMGNLHELLTLKTALYVALAFVVAPLTIGARDLARFTKATTKKSLI, from the coding sequence ATGTTTCTTTCAGTCACAGTACTGGTCGGAATAGATCAGGCGATAGGCCCCAACTTGCTGACTGCGATTGCGGCGCTCGTTAGTTATGTGCTGCTTTCAGCCCTTCTCTATCGCTTCGAACCAACATTCTTTCTACTTTCGTTTCTGTTCATTTTTGGGCAGTTTGGAGCGCTATTGTCTGGGGTACTTATTGAATCGGGTGCCTACATTTCGGAACAACAGCGAACGGGATTCCTAACCGGCGCAACCGTCTGGCTTTGCTTCTATACTACCGTATTCATCCTCGTTGCGTACTCCCTTTTTCAACTGTTCGATGGAGCAAGGAATTCGCGCGCCTTTTTCGTCCGCTACAGAGTGTTGAAAAACACTCGCATCTTGACCTACGCTTTACTGCTTGGGGTAATAGTATTCGTCTTCATTGGCCTGTTCATCAATGGCTCTCCACTACTTGAGCATCGGGACCGCTTCAGCTATTGGCGATTCAACACCGTACCTTTACTGCAGCCGATTCACAATCAATTGTCCACGTTGATTTTCGCTTTGGGCCTGTGCTTTCCTTTCACGCGAAGCAGGGGTGAACGCAACTTTGCTTTCTTCCTGCTTCTGATTACGCTAGTCTACTTCGTCCTTCAGGGCGAGAAGTATACGGCGCTTGTGCTGGTCACTTACAGCTTCCTCCTCCCAATCCTGATGCGCGTATTCGCGATACGGCGCAGGAGACCTTCGATTAAACAAGCTGCCATCGTAGGCTTGGTAACCGGCGGGATACTCATTCCATTGATCCTCTACCAGTACAGCGGGACGTTCCGTTCAGATACACCAATCACTAATCTGATCCAGCGTGTTGTTCTGCAGGGCCATGTCTGGTGGGGAACCTACGACCACTACCTAAACGGCACACTTCCTGTTGAGCAGAACGTGCAATCCGCTAAGGAGTTAGCTGCGCTTTTCAGCTTTCGGCCCGCCGACGATACGGGAATGTCCTACCTCATGCGAGTCGTATCCCCGGAAGACCTGGTTGCGCGCTACAAATCGCAGGGCATCAGGTTCACAATGGGGTATCCTGCTATCGGACTCGCCGCCTTTGGACAGGTTGGGTTAATCGCGCTTCAGATTGTCGCAGCAATACTATTCGTTGCAGTCGCCGTATTATTGCTCCGTAGCGTGCGTGCCGCTCGAGTCTTGCTGGCGGTTGTCGGTTACAAACTCCTCTTCGAGCTGAACGGGGTGTTCGGCATGGGGAATCTTCATGAGCTGTTGACCCTCAAGACTGCACTCTACGTAGCGCTTGCGTTTGTCGTTGCTCCACTCACCATTGGGGCACGCGATTTAGCGCGATTCACCAAAGCAACGACCAAGAAATCGCTAATCTAG
- the wbaP gene encoding undecaprenyl-phosphate galactose phosphotransferase WbaP, giving the protein MAATTPNFRRGLAFMAGLGIAAIPTVGPFLAVLTLFAGRLAFQRADLWWWVSAALLSLPFLLTGHPWDSLLTVAQVLGVWLIFRSATEFRHSAKSRTISEDIGAGLVVGLAITLALGLRQLGGFRFDVAKTALDAITWNTHPAVFGHAILILAASLAVIVPSPRLRVLALAIGAVGVVISGAREAVWAWLIIALGLQFAGRRAQRGTKVVEWALIVTMTLLVTGVATHLGLGRTGFLTAYVPELDNPNLFRGTEVAKGDWWFPLGVTFGSHEEFVDGETRSVIDVTKTSPEPWSRLQQAVILAPGEAYTLSALLRPSPGATPGFDSWGQDNNTASTVTLGTVLDGGTHRVTSSTGMKVISTGAEVLEADWARASVTFEYLGDRPLTWYVGVVPDRSNLLGVTSSFAELQLVQSYSVMPYRPGAAVRGVTDVRQSRFPIWRDALEAIRSKPILGWGPEGFPKAVHSALAGQILLRPVAAHAHNAFLAVWVDRGLVGLIGLLGLFGLLFLRAIQQRDRGALVILAGMIVLNLFDFTVFSGSVIYPLAAVLGWRAAGHRRTADHEAGSGGNLFTRMGLAAADWAVAVSAFAIAYLALSAATSPAQPASNDPFNVLYLALLWPLANALSGQYPAYGRPSSAELQWSVVGAGAAGITALLIGAAFPGQVHVPLSVIFLATGITIILSPLGRGLAKRTLYALRIWGRPVVVFGHRGSADELTESLLAQPLLGLRPVGLVDADPAASMPASLRAIAWRELSPAVERLSNHCIVQPGQQNSTIVQAVLTSAGRNTFRDIQVVPDLHDIPSSDVIAKPLGRSLSLQVRNNLASPANRAFKRGFDLLLVVLGGLVAIPVLVLLALAIRLDSKGPVYFKQRRIGRDGVPFYVWKFRSMVADAPERLASLLENDPEARREWEATQKLVDDPRVTRVGKLLRKTSLDELPQLWNVLRGEMSLVGPRPIVDEEIAKYGEHFRYYIQVRPGMTGVWQVSGRSDTSYDFRVSLDTYYVRNWSAWLDIDILVKTLAVVLKRDGAY; this is encoded by the coding sequence ATGGCCGCGACGACCCCCAACTTCCGCCGTGGACTCGCCTTCATGGCAGGCCTTGGCATCGCAGCTATCCCGACCGTAGGCCCCTTCCTCGCCGTCCTCACGCTCTTCGCGGGCCGGTTAGCGTTCCAGCGTGCAGACCTCTGGTGGTGGGTCTCGGCGGCTTTGCTTAGCCTCCCCTTCCTGCTCACCGGCCACCCTTGGGACTCACTCCTCACGGTGGCACAAGTACTGGGGGTTTGGCTCATTTTCCGCTCGGCGACGGAGTTCCGCCACAGCGCCAAGAGCAGGACCATATCGGAGGACATCGGGGCCGGCTTGGTGGTCGGGCTTGCCATCACCTTGGCCCTTGGGCTGAGGCAGCTTGGGGGCTTCCGTTTTGACGTCGCCAAGACGGCGCTGGACGCCATAACGTGGAATACGCACCCGGCCGTGTTCGGCCACGCCATCCTGATCTTGGCAGCTTCACTCGCGGTAATAGTGCCATCTCCACGACTTCGGGTGCTGGCCCTCGCCATCGGTGCGGTGGGCGTCGTAATTTCGGGTGCGCGCGAGGCCGTCTGGGCTTGGTTGATCATCGCGCTTGGCCTCCAGTTCGCCGGCAGGCGAGCGCAACGCGGGACCAAGGTGGTGGAGTGGGCGCTCATCGTCACGATGACCTTGCTCGTCACTGGCGTAGCAACTCACTTGGGTCTGGGCCGTACGGGGTTCCTCACAGCCTACGTACCCGAACTCGACAACCCGAACCTGTTCCGCGGCACGGAGGTGGCCAAAGGCGACTGGTGGTTCCCCCTAGGCGTCACCTTCGGTAGCCATGAAGAGTTCGTCGACGGCGAGACCCGTTCGGTAATCGACGTGACCAAGACGTCCCCCGAGCCATGGTCGAGGCTCCAGCAGGCTGTCATCCTTGCTCCGGGCGAGGCCTACACGCTTTCGGCGCTGCTGCGACCATCTCCAGGAGCCACCCCTGGGTTCGACAGCTGGGGACAGGACAACAATACGGCCTCCACGGTCACTCTTGGCACGGTCCTGGACGGCGGCACACACCGCGTCACCAGCAGCACGGGGATGAAAGTGATATCCACCGGCGCCGAGGTCTTGGAAGCAGATTGGGCCAGGGCAAGCGTCACCTTCGAGTATCTGGGCGACCGGCCACTGACCTGGTACGTGGGCGTCGTGCCTGACCGCTCCAACCTCCTAGGGGTCACCTCGAGCTTCGCGGAGTTGCAGTTGGTTCAGTCGTATTCCGTCATGCCGTACCGGCCGGGTGCGGCCGTTCGAGGTGTCACCGATGTTAGGCAATCTCGGTTTCCCATCTGGCGCGACGCTCTCGAAGCGATCCGCTCGAAGCCCATCCTGGGCTGGGGTCCTGAAGGTTTCCCGAAGGCCGTCCACAGCGCACTCGCCGGCCAGATCCTGCTAAGGCCCGTAGCCGCCCACGCACACAACGCGTTCCTTGCGGTCTGGGTGGACCGTGGCCTAGTCGGCTTGATCGGGCTGCTCGGCCTCTTCGGCTTGTTGTTCCTTAGGGCCATCCAGCAACGCGACAGAGGTGCACTCGTGATCCTGGCGGGCATGATCGTGCTCAACCTCTTCGACTTCACGGTGTTCTCGGGTTCGGTCATATACCCCCTTGCCGCCGTGCTGGGTTGGCGAGCGGCCGGGCACCGGCGCACCGCCGACCATGAGGCCGGGTCGGGTGGCAACCTCTTCACTCGCATGGGCCTGGCAGCTGCGGATTGGGCCGTGGCAGTTTCGGCGTTCGCCATCGCGTACTTGGCATTGTCAGCCGCCACGTCGCCCGCTCAACCGGCGAGCAACGACCCGTTCAACGTTCTCTACCTCGCGCTCCTTTGGCCCCTCGCCAACGCTCTCAGTGGCCAGTACCCCGCTTATGGCCGTCCCAGCTCGGCGGAGTTGCAGTGGAGCGTCGTTGGAGCCGGCGCTGCCGGAATCACGGCTCTCCTGATCGGCGCGGCCTTCCCGGGTCAGGTACACGTGCCCCTTTCCGTCATTTTTCTCGCCACCGGCATAACCATCATCCTCAGCCCCCTCGGGCGAGGCCTCGCCAAACGAACCCTGTATGCCCTTCGCATCTGGGGAAGGCCAGTGGTCGTCTTTGGCCATAGGGGGTCCGCCGACGAACTCACCGAGTCCTTGTTGGCCCAACCGCTCCTGGGCCTGCGGCCGGTTGGACTGGTCGATGCGGATCCAGCCGCATCAATGCCGGCCTCGCTGCGAGCCATAGCCTGGCGTGAACTCTCGCCGGCAGTCGAGCGGCTCTCCAATCACTGCATCGTGCAGCCGGGGCAGCAGAACTCGACCATCGTTCAGGCGGTATTGACGTCCGCTGGCCGGAACACCTTCCGCGACATCCAGGTCGTCCCCGATTTGCACGACATCCCGAGCTCGGACGTGATCGCTAAACCCCTAGGCAGGTCCCTAAGCCTTCAGGTGCGGAACAACCTCGCATCTCCGGCCAATCGGGCATTCAAACGCGGGTTCGACCTGCTCCTAGTGGTGCTAGGGGGGCTCGTGGCGATACCGGTTCTTGTGCTCCTTGCTCTGGCGATTCGGCTCGACTCGAAGGGACCCGTCTATTTCAAGCAGCGCAGGATAGGCCGTGACGGGGTGCCCTTCTACGTCTGGAAGTTCCGCAGCATGGTCGCCGACGCACCGGAGCGCCTCGCCTCACTGCTCGAGAACGACCCGGAGGCACGCCGAGAGTGGGAGGCCACTCAGAAGTTGGTAGATGATCCACGCGTCACGCGCGTGGGGAAGCTGCTCAGGAAGACGAGCCTGGACGAGCTTCCGCAACTTTGGAACGTCCTCCGTGGAGAGATGAGCCTGGTGGGTCCGCGGCCGATCGTCGACGAGGAGATCGCGAAGTACGGTGAGCATTTTCGGTACTACATACAGGTGAGGCCAGGCATGACGGGCGTGTGGCAAGTCTCAGGGAGGTCCGACACCTCATACGACTTCCGCGTTTCTCTAGACACCTACTACGTCCGGAACTGGAGCGCCTGGCTCGACATCGATATCCTCGTAAAGACCTTGGCGGTGGTTCTAAAACGCGACGGCGCCTACTAA
- a CDS encoding glycosyltransferase family A protein has protein sequence MRQEITDPRRLTPLEGQVRVTCIVPTLNAERFAERLGQAIQAQSLMPSELLLIDSSSDDNTISAFEQYGFNVLSIDREDFNHGAVRNLAARHANGDVLVYLTQDAIPKDASWLENLIAPIRAGTAVATFARQVPDPSDSPLAAFARHHNYPAHSRLVTPQDISTLGIRAAFFSNSCSAIRSDVFHALGGFRSDTIMNEDMLFAATLLNSGYAHYYCSDSLVIHSHDYSLAQTFRRYFDIGVVFAQAREELKDFRAGGEGLNYAFRLIGYLVSEHRYWWIPRAILESLAKFAALQLGKRYRQVPRRLLPRLSMHSGYWTSG, from the coding sequence GTGAGACAAGAAATAACTGACCCGCGCAGATTGACACCGCTGGAAGGTCAAGTCCGGGTAACGTGCATTGTCCCAACCCTAAATGCTGAACGGTTCGCCGAGCGGCTTGGCCAAGCCATTCAGGCCCAATCGCTGATGCCTTCGGAACTCTTGCTGATCGACTCTTCAAGTGATGACAACACCATTTCGGCATTTGAGCAGTACGGCTTCAATGTGCTCTCCATCGACCGAGAGGACTTCAATCATGGAGCCGTACGCAATCTTGCCGCCCGACATGCAAACGGTGACGTGCTCGTATACCTAACCCAGGACGCTATTCCCAAAGATGCCAGCTGGCTCGAAAACTTGATTGCGCCCATCAGAGCAGGAACAGCCGTAGCCACTTTTGCCAGGCAAGTGCCCGACCCATCTGATAGTCCACTAGCAGCCTTTGCGCGCCACCATAACTACCCAGCACATAGCCGTCTCGTTACTCCGCAGGACATATCGACCCTTGGAATACGCGCGGCCTTCTTCTCCAATAGCTGCTCCGCGATACGCAGTGACGTGTTCCATGCTCTAGGCGGTTTCCGCAGCGACACCATTATGAACGAAGATATGTTGTTTGCGGCCACACTACTCAACTCTGGCTACGCACATTATTACTGCTCCGACTCACTTGTTATTCATTCGCACGATTATTCCTTAGCACAAACATTTCGCCGCTATTTCGACATTGGCGTCGTATTCGCACAAGCCCGCGAAGAGCTGAAAGACTTCCGAGCAGGTGGCGAGGGCCTGAATTACGCCTTTAGGCTGATCGGCTATCTGGTCAGCGAGCATCGCTATTGGTGGATTCCAAGAGCGATCCTGGAATCTTTAGCGAAGTTCGCGGCATTGCAGTTAGGTAAGCGCTACCGCCAGGTGCCTAGGCGCCTCCTCCCTAGATTAAGCATGCATTCAGGGTACTGGACGAGTGGCTAG
- the uppS gene encoding polyprenyl diphosphate synthase, producing MPPTPHQNGAMRAFGAVSAVTKPLYWLYEQRLLRAVRAAEHLPRHIGIIMDGNRRFARAAGLDVKAGHDYGAGKAREVLDWCLELGIPHVTLWGFSTENRSRTIEEVSHLHHLFAEQARSLLNDERLHANHVRVRVIGDIADFPDEAKAALSEMEEATRDYDGMHVNVALGYGGREEIVDAVKRLAAEEAGQGLTLEGLAESLTAEQITRHLYTAGLPDPDFVIRTSGEVRLSGFLLWQTAYSEFYFCDANWPEFRKVDFLRAVRSFQARERRFGK from the coding sequence GTGCCCCCCACGCCCCACCAGAACGGCGCCATGCGCGCATTCGGCGCCGTGTCCGCCGTGACGAAGCCGCTCTACTGGCTGTACGAGCAGAGGCTGCTACGGGCCGTGCGGGCGGCGGAGCATCTGCCCCGGCACATCGGCATCATCATGGACGGTAACCGCCGGTTCGCGCGCGCCGCGGGGCTAGACGTGAAGGCCGGTCACGACTACGGCGCCGGCAAGGCGCGCGAGGTGCTCGACTGGTGCCTCGAGCTCGGCATCCCGCACGTCACGCTGTGGGGGTTCAGCACCGAGAACCGCTCCCGTACCATCGAGGAGGTGAGCCACCTCCACCACCTGTTCGCGGAGCAGGCGAGGAGCCTCCTCAACGACGAGCGGCTGCACGCGAACCACGTGCGCGTGCGCGTCATCGGCGATATCGCCGACTTCCCGGACGAGGCCAAGGCCGCCCTATCCGAGATGGAGGAAGCCACCCGCGACTACGACGGCATGCACGTGAACGTGGCCCTGGGTTACGGCGGACGCGAGGAGATCGTCGACGCGGTCAAGCGTCTGGCCGCCGAGGAGGCCGGCCAAGGACTGACGCTCGAGGGCCTGGCGGAGTCGCTGACGGCCGAGCAGATCACGCGCCACCTCTACACGGCCGGCCTGCCCGATCCCGACTTCGTCATCCGCACCTCGGGCGAGGTCCGCCTGTCGGGCTTCCTCTTGTGGCAGACGGCATACAGCGAGTTCTACTTCTGCGACGCCAACTGGCCCGAGTTCCGCAAGGTCGACTTCCTCCGCGCGGTGAGGTCGTTCCAGGCACGCGAGCGTCGCTTCGGCAAGTGA
- a CDS encoding O-antigen ligase family protein, with translation MRGAKAVSRHLIRYLLFGCLTAVGFWSAASFLLNYYALSGSPQRVKEISIGFGGVTHLLKGAVGATRTWQVEKPAEATISFAARLDEQTAAPRWELAPSIESPAGTARKLALSPDGKLMLEGPSNEVARYLIVLGAPLAGRHFRASFDVEPGGDDTPVVGTVALSSQDGRDKSSTNFRVTEAEALVSTWSAPPNLDGYVLVVTLSNLGGYGSIGSPAIQEQLDGSWAQPTLATIAIDAQAHKQAIVVDGEWNVYRTEGIWLDGKQLSARLTLGSGNRVLIRDFNATETKSDHALRILPTKSRVSLLGIHPNLLAHSVVSVFGALLFIGGPLWLSVASTVLAFVALGMFGSRIALIAAAIALMYFGTISWRRHKVAIFFSLVSISLVAVVAIGFASSFQREPEVGVVSRPEIWRVAWQGFTANFPNGIQTSFSDYWADKAPTRPPISHAHNFWLQLSVKYGLLGLLGSVALTVALGIFAWRRYRWRGLGLLLPLYLLNVFDYSFSFVGVYVPLALALWIGKRRS, from the coding sequence ATGCGAGGGGCCAAGGCGGTATCAAGGCACCTTATTAGATATCTGCTCTTTGGCTGTCTTACAGCGGTTGGTTTCTGGAGCGCCGCAAGTTTCCTGCTGAATTACTACGCCCTTTCTGGATCCCCACAGCGGGTCAAAGAGATCTCTATCGGTTTCGGTGGAGTGACGCATCTGCTTAAAGGCGCGGTCGGTGCCACTCGTACTTGGCAAGTAGAAAAGCCAGCCGAAGCCACCATTTCTTTCGCTGCGAGGCTTGACGAACAGACGGCTGCTCCGCGCTGGGAACTCGCACCAAGTATCGAGTCTCCTGCTGGTACCGCAAGAAAGCTTGCTTTGAGCCCCGATGGTAAGTTGATGCTGGAGGGTCCTTCAAACGAGGTTGCCCGATACTTGATCGTTCTTGGTGCGCCGCTGGCAGGTCGCCATTTCCGAGCAAGCTTCGACGTTGAACCCGGGGGAGACGACACGCCAGTTGTCGGTACCGTTGCTCTCAGCTCACAGGACGGCCGCGACAAAAGCAGTACCAACTTCCGTGTCACAGAAGCCGAAGCCCTCGTTTCAACCTGGAGTGCGCCGCCAAACCTGGATGGTTACGTATTGGTCGTGACGCTCAGCAATCTCGGTGGATATGGCTCCATCGGCTCACCGGCAATACAAGAACAGCTGGACGGCAGTTGGGCTCAACCTACGCTTGCCACCATAGCAATCGACGCACAGGCTCACAAACAGGCCATTGTGGTAGACGGCGAATGGAACGTGTATAGAACGGAAGGCATCTGGCTGGACGGGAAGCAGCTGTCTGCACGATTGACATTGGGTTCTGGTAACCGAGTCCTCATTCGTGATTTCAATGCGACTGAGACCAAGAGCGACCACGCACTCCGCATACTGCCAACCAAGTCAAGGGTGTCACTACTGGGAATCCACCCGAACCTACTCGCGCACAGCGTGGTTAGCGTGTTTGGAGCTTTACTCTTTATCGGGGGCCCGCTTTGGCTAAGCGTCGCCTCTACTGTTCTGGCTTTTGTCGCGCTTGGTATGTTTGGTAGTAGAATCGCACTCATCGCCGCCGCAATTGCCTTGATGTACTTCGGCACCATTTCTTGGCGAAGACATAAGGTCGCGATATTCTTTTCCCTAGTGTCCATCTCTTTGGTAGCCGTCGTGGCTATCGGATTTGCCAGCAGTTTCCAGCGGGAGCCAGAAGTTGGCGTAGTCAGCCGGCCCGAGATCTGGAGGGTCGCATGGCAAGGGTTTACGGCTAACTTCCCTAACGGTATTCAGACGAGCTTCTCCGATTACTGGGCGGACAAGGCTCCAACCCGCCCACCTATATCCCACGCACACAATTTCTGGCTTCAACTGTCTGTGAAGTATGGCCTCCTCGGCCTACTAGGCTCAGTCGCATTGACAGTTGCGCTGGGGATATTCGCATGGCGAAGGTACCGATGGCGAGGTTTGGGGCTCCTTCTACCCCTCTACCTGTTGAACGTTTTCGATTACTCATTTTCCTTTGTGGGTGTATACGTACCGCTAGCGCTCGCGCTCTGGATCGGTAAGCGAAGGAGTTAG